From one Rhodamnia argentea isolate NSW1041297 chromosome 1, ASM2092103v1, whole genome shotgun sequence genomic stretch:
- the LOC125312801 gene encoding uncharacterized protein LOC125312801, with protein MVASQNALILSGYASYCSKYMHSLLHVLLARRNCPSSEACLPGQAPSPEQQRRKAERIRRNKKRRPLHNHYANGGGFWDSGMEGFESEEVGKSEVWEGVGSTTIDGIDWH; from the exons ATGGTGGCATCTCAGAATGCCCTGATCCTATCTGGGTATGCTTCTTACTGTTCAAAATATATGCATAGCTTACTCCATGTATTACTTGCAAGACGGAATTGTCCCTCCTCTGAAGCATGTCTTCCGGGACAAGCTCCAAGCCCCGAGCAGCAGCGGAGGAAGGCAGAGAGAATTAGGcggaacaagaaaagaaggcCTCTCCATAACCACT ATGCAAATGGTGGAGGCTTTTGGGACAGTGGCATGGAGGGCTTTGAGAGTGAGGAGGTGGGGAAGAGTGAAGTGTGGGAGGGGGTGGGATCTACCACAATAGATGGCATAgattggcactga